A stretch of Paenibacillus sp. URB8-2 DNA encodes these proteins:
- the clpB gene encoding ATP-dependent chaperone ClpB: MDFNKLTQKLQEAVASAQSLASGAGHQEIDNPHLLKALLEQHEGLLPRLLQKMNVPVNDLLCRTDELLRRRASVGGTGAGTVRRYASPALIATLEQAEKEAAAMQDEFVAVEHAVLAMVSGSGGNADIRRIFEAQGVTREKLLQVLAEIRGHQRVTSREPEATYEVLEKYGRDLVAEVRAGKVDPVIGRDGEIRRVIRILSRKTKNNPVLIGEPGVGKTAIVEGLAHRIVRRDVPEGLKDKTIFSLDMSALVAGAKYRGEFEERLQAVLKEIKESDGRIILFIDELHTIVGAGKTEGAMDAGNMLKPMLARGELHCIGATTLDEYRKYIEKDPALERRFQQVLVSEPDVEDTISILRGLKERFEVHHGVKIHDSALVAAGVLSNRYITDRFLPDKAIDLVDEACAMIRTEIDSMPGEMDEVTRRLMQMEIEEAALKKETDDASRRRLESLQRELADLKEKHLEMTARWEKEKSAISGVRELKKRLEQARMDLERAQEEYDLNKSAELSYGIIPDLERQVKAAEEAAQQDGDSRLLREAVTEDEIADIVSRWTGVPVSRLVEGERDKLLRLEETLHQRVVGQDEAVSLVSDAVLRARAGIKDPNRPIGSFLFLGPTGVGKTELAKALAAALFDREDGMIRIDMSEYMEKHSVSRLVGAPPGYVGYEEGGQLTEAVRRQPYTVILLDEVEKAHPDVFNILLQLLDDGRLTDSQGRIVDFKNTIIIMTSNIGSPHLIQGTDDNGDLTPAVKERVMRELRGHFRPEFLNRVDDIVMFKPLSLGEIRQIVGKLVDGLRARLAERQVGLVLTDDAVRFIAKEGFDPVYGARPLKRFIQRSLETRVARALISGEAGEGSVLKVSESDGGLTVTIEKPEAAPIGKA, translated from the coding sequence ATGGACTTCAATAAATTAACGCAAAAGCTGCAGGAGGCGGTCGCTTCCGCGCAGTCATTGGCCTCGGGCGCAGGTCACCAGGAGATCGATAATCCGCATCTGCTCAAAGCGCTGCTTGAGCAGCATGAGGGGCTGCTGCCCCGGCTGCTGCAAAAAATGAACGTGCCCGTGAACGACCTGCTGTGCCGCACGGATGAATTGCTGCGGCGTAGGGCCTCTGTCGGCGGCACGGGCGCCGGAACGGTGCGGCGGTACGCTTCGCCCGCGCTGATCGCCACGCTGGAACAGGCCGAGAAGGAAGCGGCGGCCATGCAGGATGAATTTGTGGCGGTGGAGCATGCCGTGCTGGCGATGGTATCCGGCAGCGGTGGGAATGCGGATATCCGCCGGATTTTTGAAGCCCAGGGTGTGACGCGCGAGAAGCTGCTGCAGGTGCTGGCGGAGATCCGCGGGCACCAGCGGGTGACGAGCCGGGAGCCGGAAGCGACATACGAGGTGCTGGAGAAATATGGCCGCGACCTCGTCGCCGAGGTGCGCGCGGGCAAGGTTGATCCCGTCATCGGCCGCGACGGCGAGATCCGCCGGGTTATCCGGATTCTCTCCCGGAAGACGAAGAACAATCCGGTGCTGATCGGCGAGCCGGGCGTCGGCAAGACGGCGATTGTGGAAGGCCTGGCCCACCGGATTGTCCGCCGCGACGTGCCGGAGGGCCTGAAGGACAAGACGATTTTCTCCCTCGACATGAGCGCGCTTGTCGCCGGAGCGAAGTACCGCGGCGAGTTCGAGGAGCGGCTTCAGGCCGTTCTAAAGGAGATCAAGGAGAGCGACGGCCGGATTATCCTGTTCATCGACGAGCTGCATACGATTGTCGGCGCGGGCAAGACCGAAGGGGCAATGGATGCGGGCAACATGCTGAAGCCGATGCTGGCCAGAGGCGAGCTGCACTGTATCGGCGCCACGACGCTCGATGAGTACCGCAAGTACATCGAGAAGGACCCGGCGCTGGAACGCCGGTTCCAGCAGGTGCTGGTCAGCGAGCCGGACGTCGAGGACACGATTTCGATTCTGCGCGGCCTGAAAGAGCGTTTCGAGGTGCATCACGGCGTCAAAATCCACGACAGCGCGCTGGTGGCCGCGGGCGTATTGTCCAACCGCTACATTACCGACCGCTTCCTGCCGGACAAGGCGATCGACCTAGTCGACGAGGCCTGCGCGATGATCCGCACGGAGATTGACTCCATGCCGGGCGAAATGGATGAAGTGACCCGGCGGCTGATGCAGATGGAAATCGAAGAAGCGGCGCTCAAAAAAGAAACCGACGACGCCAGTCGTCGCCGTCTGGAATCGCTCCAGCGGGAGCTGGCGGATCTCAAGGAGAAGCACCTGGAAATGACGGCCCGTTGGGAGAAGGAGAAGTCGGCCATTTCCGGCGTCCGCGAGCTGAAGAAAAGATTGGAGCAGGCGCGAATGGACCTGGAGCGCGCCCAGGAAGAGTACGATCTGAACAAATCGGCTGAGCTGAGCTACGGCATTATCCCCGACCTTGAGCGGCAGGTGAAGGCTGCGGAGGAAGCGGCGCAGCAGGACGGCGACTCCCGGCTGCTGCGCGAAGCGGTGACCGAGGACGAAATTGCCGACATCGTTTCCCGCTGGACCGGCGTTCCGGTCAGCCGGCTCGTCGAGGGCGAACGCGACAAGCTGCTGCGCCTGGAAGAGACGCTGCATCAGCGCGTCGTTGGCCAGGACGAAGCGGTGTCGCTGGTGTCCGACGCCGTGCTGCGGGCGAGAGCGGGCATCAAGGACCCGAACCGGCCGATCGGTTCGTTCCTGTTCCTTGGCCCGACCGGCGTTGGCAAGACAGAGCTGGCGAAGGCGCTGGCGGCGGCGCTGTTCGACCGCGAGGACGGCATGATCCGTATCGACATGTCGGAGTACATGGAGAAGCACAGCGTGTCCCGGCTGGTCGGCGCGCCTCCGGGATATGTCGGCTACGAGGAGGGGGGCCAGCTTACGGAAGCGGTGCGGCGCCAACCTTATACGGTTATCCTGCTGGATGAAGTGGAGAAGGCCCATCCGGACGTCTTCAACATCCTGCTGCAGCTGCTCGATGACGGCCGCCTAACCGATTCGCAAGGGCGGATCGTCGATTTCAAGAATACAATTATCATCATGACTTCAAATATCGGCTCGCCTCATCTCATTCAGGGCACCGACGATAACGGCGACCTTACGCCTGCGGTCAAGGAGCGCGTCATGCGCGAGCTGCGGGGCCATTTCCGCCCCGAGTTCCTGAACCGGGTGGACGATATCGTGATGTTCAAGCCGTTGTCGCTTGGCGAAATCCGCCAAATCGTCGGCAAGCTGGTGGACGGCCTGCGGGCGCGCCTGGCCGAGCGGCAGGTCGGCCTTGTCCTCACGGACGATGCGGTGCGCTTTATCGCGAAGGAAGGCTTCGATCCCGTATACGGCGCGCGGCCGCTGAAGCGGTTCATCCAACGCAGCCTGGAAACCCGGGTCGCCCGGGCGCTGATCTCCGGAGAGGCGGGCGAAGGCTCCGTCCTGAAGGTCAGTGAGTCGGACGGCG
- a CDS encoding DnaJ C-terminal domain-containing protein, producing the protein MAETGYYDVLGVSKDASRQDIKKAYQKLAKQWHPDVNKAPEAEERFKKIAEAYETLGNEEKRKAYNEAAKYGFGRGPSGGSASWGAPGEGWSGSYSFGGADIPDGDLFEMFFGSRGAADRTGFDFNPGGRRPGTGGFAGVMGGMGGMMEARLDITLEQAYKGGAVTVQAGERTVTVNIPPRSGDGTVISVPGSGDRGRRGEDEMLIILNIRAHETYEVSGGDLRGILQIAPWQAVLGGAVKVSLPDGSAVKLKIPAGIRSGRTLRIPGKGLKRENGSYGDVLFDIELVVPEHVSEAEKQLYRQLEHSSSFQAGAKKRGAEDKRRGAAAG; encoded by the coding sequence ATGGCGGAAACCGGATATTATGATGTGCTTGGCGTCAGCAAGGACGCGTCCAGGCAGGACATTAAAAAGGCGTACCAGAAGCTAGCCAAGCAGTGGCATCCCGACGTGAACAAGGCGCCCGAGGCGGAGGAACGATTCAAGAAAATAGCTGAGGCGTACGAAACGCTTGGGAACGAGGAGAAACGCAAAGCCTACAATGAAGCGGCGAAATACGGCTTCGGGCGCGGACCGTCGGGCGGCAGCGCATCCTGGGGAGCTCCGGGCGAAGGATGGAGCGGAAGCTATTCTTTCGGCGGCGCGGACATTCCGGACGGCGACCTGTTTGAGATGTTCTTCGGCAGCAGAGGAGCGGCCGACCGGACGGGATTCGATTTCAACCCGGGCGGAAGACGTCCGGGAACAGGCGGTTTCGCCGGAGTCATGGGCGGTATGGGCGGCATGATGGAAGCGCGGCTCGACATTACGCTGGAACAGGCGTATAAAGGCGGCGCCGTTACCGTGCAGGCCGGAGAGAGGACGGTGACCGTGAATATCCCGCCAAGGTCGGGTGACGGAACGGTAATCTCCGTGCCGGGAAGCGGAGATCGCGGACGGCGGGGCGAAGATGAAATGCTGATTATCCTGAACATCCGCGCTCATGAGACTTACGAAGTGAGCGGCGGGGATCTTCGCGGAATCCTCCAAATTGCTCCCTGGCAAGCCGTCCTTGGCGGCGCCGTAAAAGTATCCTTGCCGGACGGAAGCGCGGTCAAGCTGAAGATTCCGGCAGGCATCCGGAGCGGCAGGACGCTGCGGATACCAGGCAAGGGGCTGAAGCGGGAGAACGGATCATACGGAGATGTCCTGTTCGACATCGAGCTGGTTGTGCCGGAACACGTAAGCGAGGCTGAGAAGCAACTGTACCGGCAGCTTGAGCATTCCTCAAGCTTTCAGGCGGGCGCCAAAAAGCGGGGCGCGGAAGACAAGCGCCGCGGAGCCGCGGCCGGTTGA
- a CDS encoding Hsp20 family protein: MIDYAAPYLTIKAVRKEENAEENNDRQIVRKERRYGEYVRRFYVQDINEEGIRASLRNGVLSLEVPKRQKPAGTRIEIRDDEQ, translated from the coding sequence GTGATTGATTACGCAGCGCCGTACTTGACGATCAAGGCCGTGCGCAAGGAAGAGAACGCCGAGGAGAACAACGACCGGCAGATCGTTCGCAAGGAGCGCCGTTACGGAGAGTATGTCCGCAGATTTTACGTTCAGGACATTAATGAAGAAGGTATCCGCGCTTCGCTGAGGAATGGCGTATTGTCGCTGGAGGTGCCGAAACGGCAAAAACCGGCGGGCACACGGATTGAAATCCGGGATGACGAACAATAA
- a CDS encoding GNAT family N-acetyltransferase, which produces MNIMRTATRFLTGERVYLRPINAEDAEWYYHQLDGSETRRLTGTQKIYTKEQIERYVLEKANDASAVLLLIALNENDEMIGDIAIQDIDRMNRNANIRIDVSEERHQGNGYGREALLLMLEYGFGILNLHRIELEVYSYNKRALHVYEGLGFTKEGVRREALYYDHEYHDIITMSLLEEEYRNKFCSKGQKRSN; this is translated from the coding sequence ATGAACATAATGCGCACGGCAACCAGGTTTTTGACGGGAGAACGGGTCTATTTGCGCCCGATTAACGCGGAAGACGCGGAGTGGTACTATCATCAGTTAGACGGCAGCGAGACGAGAAGACTAACGGGAACGCAGAAGATCTACACCAAGGAGCAGATCGAACGCTATGTTCTGGAAAAAGCGAACGATGCCTCCGCCGTGCTGCTGCTGATCGCTCTGAACGAAAATGACGAGATGATCGGCGATATCGCGATTCAAGACATCGACCGGATGAACCGGAACGCAAATATTCGCATTGACGTGAGCGAGGAGCGTCATCAGGGAAACGGCTATGGACGGGAAGCACTGCTGCTAATGCTGGAATACGGCTTTGGCATTCTGAATCTGCACCGGATCGAGCTTGAAGTATATTCGTACAACAAACGCGCGCTTCATGTATACGAGGGACTCGGTTTTACGAAAGAGGGCGTGCGCCGCGAAGCGCTGTACTATGATCATGAATACCATGACATCATTACGATGAGCCTGCTGGAAGAGGAATACAGAAATAAGTTTTGCAGCAAAGGTCAAAAAAGGTCAAATTAA